In one window of Candidatus Neomarinimicrobiota bacterium DNA:
- a CDS encoding dihydrofolate reductase, which translates to MDIILIAAVTANGMIAKSHDEIITWSLDLHLFRKQTTGFPVIMGSNTKKTLATDLDERQLIVFHRQDDPKEILSKLDSKKCFIIGGGKTYSVFAPYLTHLYLTPHPLIFGKGIPLFFELDGNLELNFQTLVEIDPAKGVYQYQYKVRRDIHHTR; encoded by the coding sequence ATGGATATAATTCTTATTGCGGCCGTAACTGCGAACGGAATGATTGCAAAATCTCATGATGAGATTATCACGTGGTCGCTGGATTTACACCTATTCCGAAAACAAACCACCGGGTTTCCTGTTATAATGGGATCAAACACTAAAAAGACCCTTGCAACGGATCTAGATGAAAGACAGCTGATTGTGTTTCATCGGCAGGACGATCCAAAAGAGATATTATCCAAACTAGATTCAAAAAAATGTTTTATTATAGGTGGCGGAAAAACATATTCAGTATTCGCTCCTTACTTAACTCATTTATATTTAACCCCACATCCACTCATTTTTGGAAAAGGAATCCCCCTGTTTTTCGAATTAGATGGAAACTTAGAATTAAATTTTCAAACCTTAGTAGAAATAGATCCAGCAAAAGGTGTTTACCAGTATCAATATAAAGTACGACGTGATATTCATCACACACGCTGA